A section of the Paenibacillus yonginensis genome encodes:
- the mazG gene encoding nucleoside triphosphate pyrophosphohydrolase, whose product MKGTITVIGLGSGDPDRLTLGNLKKLQQADRLYVRTKDHPVLDWLAESGVTFESFDRIYEAKDDFPSVYKEIAERLIEAVSGDGGTVTYAVPGHPMVAEATVKLLKERCPQQGIALEIIGGESFLDEAFARLGFDPIEGFQLLDAADLSMQDLKPNLHTLIGQVYDTFTASDVKLSLMELYPEDFEVVVGHALGVEGQEQILKVPLYELDRIQDYGNLSLIYIPRSEDDTLQMKSFARLHEIVDILRSPGGCPWDQEQTHSSLRKNLIEEAYEVLETIDEDDPEHMQEELGDLLLQVMLHAQMEEEEGTFNVYDVIGTLNEKLIFRHPHVFGDRNAGNAAEALGNWEDMKAEEKRCKGLKPEESSALDGVPRGLPALMKAFKLQKKAAKVGFDWPDAAGALAKMEEELAELKQAIQQGDPAAEIELELGDVLFSVVNAARFIGADPEEALSRTNRKFVARFRYVEAKLREQGLSPEQSTLAEMDKLWEEAKRHDHS is encoded by the coding sequence GTGAAAGGGACCATAACGGTCATAGGTTTGGGATCGGGTGATCCCGATCGTCTGACCTTAGGTAATTTGAAGAAGCTGCAGCAGGCGGACAGGCTGTATGTGCGCACGAAAGATCATCCGGTGCTGGACTGGCTGGCCGAATCGGGCGTCACCTTCGAGTCGTTCGACCGTATTTATGAAGCCAAGGATGACTTCCCTTCCGTGTACAAAGAGATCGCTGAGCGGCTGATTGAAGCGGTGTCCGGGGACGGGGGGACCGTGACCTACGCGGTGCCGGGCCATCCGATGGTGGCGGAGGCTACGGTTAAGCTGCTCAAGGAGCGCTGTCCGCAGCAGGGAATTGCGCTGGAGATCATAGGCGGGGAAAGCTTTCTGGATGAAGCTTTTGCCCGGCTCGGATTTGACCCGATCGAGGGATTCCAGCTGCTGGATGCGGCAGATCTGTCGATGCAGGATTTGAAGCCAAATTTGCATACGCTGATTGGTCAGGTCTATGATACCTTTACGGCTTCGGATGTGAAGCTGAGCCTGATGGAGCTTTATCCGGAGGATTTCGAGGTCGTCGTCGGCCATGCCCTCGGTGTAGAAGGCCAGGAGCAGATTCTGAAAGTGCCTCTGTACGAGCTCGACCGTATTCAGGATTACGGGAACCTCTCCCTGATCTACATTCCGCGAAGCGAAGATGATACGCTTCAAATGAAGAGTTTTGCCCGTCTGCATGAGATTGTCGATATTTTGCGCAGTCCGGGCGGCTGCCCGTGGGACCAGGAGCAGACCCACAGCTCGCTGCGGAAGAATCTGATCGAAGAAGCTTATGAGGTGCTGGAGACGATCGACGAGGATGATCCGGAGCATATGCAGGAGGAGCTTGGAGACCTGCTGCTGCAGGTCATGCTTCATGCGCAGATGGAGGAAGAAGAAGGCACGTTTAATGTCTATGATGTGATCGGCACCTTAAACGAGAAGCTGATCTTCCGTCATCCCCATGTGTTTGGCGACCGAAACGCCGGCAATGCCGCCGAAGCGCTGGGCAACTGGGAAGATATGAAAGCGGAGGAGAAACGCTGCAAAGGCTTGAAGCCTGAGGAGTCGTCGGCATTGGACGGCGTTCCGCGCGGCCTGCCAGCACTTATGAAGGCTTTCAAGCTGCAGAAGAAAGCGGCGAAGGTGGGCTTCGATTGGCCGGATGCCGCAGGGGCGCTGGCCAAGATGGAAGAAGAGCTGGCCGAGCTGAAGCAGGCCATTCAGCAGGGCGATCCTGCTGCGGAGATCGAGCTGGAGCTGGGCGATGTCCTGTTCTCCGTGGTGAATGCCGCCCGCTTTATTGGCGCCGACCCGGAGGAAGCCCTGTCAAGAACGAACCGCAAGTTTGTTGCCCGCTTTCGTTATGTTGAGGCCAAGCTGAGAGAACAGGGGCTTTCCCCTGAACAAAGCACACTGGCTGAGATGGA